From a region of the Bdellovibrio bacteriovorus genome:
- a CDS encoding acyl-CoA dehydrogenase encodes MDSINSLYGFFLESCTWAWVLGSVALLLFVGFFGSPLIVWTIALAAILFGFGAPTWLWIVFAVLAVIFNIPPIRAALVTSGVFGIFKKFEFLPKISDTEKAALDAGVVWVEKDLFSGKPNFTNLMNEPYPSLTAEEKAFMDGPVNTLCAMIDHWQIYKTKEIPQDIWDYIRKEKFLGMIVPKEYGGLGFSALCHSEVIMKLSSRSISVAIQVMVPNSLGPAELLAHYGTDKQKDYWLPRLADGREIPCFGLTEPTAGSDAGAITSTGILFKDTDGKIKIKLNWNKRWITLAAISSVIGLAFRLRDPENLLGKGEDVGITCALIPSKTPGVVLGRRHDPLNTPFYNCPTQGKDVVVDAEEAIVGGIGGAGRGWMMLMECLAAGRGISLPAQATGGAKLATRVTSAHSVVRRQFGVSIGKFEGVEEPLARIGASTYALEAMRIYTLGALDKGIKPGVITAMQKYYSTEMGRKSINDAMDIMGGAGISMGPRNVLAEIYIATPIGITVEGANIMTRTLIIFGQGALRAHPFAYAEVKAYEANDLKAFDKAFFGHIGHIVRNTCRAILLSLSRGYLAATPDCHPQMKIYFRRLSWTSATYALLADVAMGVLGGSLKMREKITGRFADILANMYIATSILRRFEAEGRREEDLAFVHYNLKYNMAEIQKGFDGIFDNLKIPGLRWFFKGWIGAWSRINSIGSQASDGWSHAIASAMMKEGGIRDRLTAGIYMPTNRNDQLGRLEYAMSVTLQAEAAEKKIKKAIRDGALPKKKAHLLLDEAKGKNIITEAEYKLMQEAEPVRYDAILVDDFSEEQYHANKVL; translated from the coding sequence TCCACCAATTCGCGCGGCCCTTGTAACATCGGGTGTGTTTGGCATTTTCAAGAAGTTTGAATTCTTGCCAAAAATCTCTGACACAGAAAAAGCGGCATTGGATGCCGGTGTTGTGTGGGTAGAGAAAGACCTTTTCTCTGGTAAACCAAATTTCACAAACTTGATGAATGAGCCGTATCCAAGTTTGACGGCTGAAGAAAAAGCCTTCATGGATGGCCCGGTGAACACGCTTTGTGCGATGATCGATCACTGGCAAATCTATAAGACAAAAGAAATTCCACAAGATATCTGGGATTACATCCGTAAAGAAAAATTCTTGGGCATGATCGTTCCGAAAGAATACGGCGGTTTGGGCTTCTCGGCTCTTTGCCACTCTGAAGTGATCATGAAACTTTCTTCGCGCTCAATTTCTGTCGCGATCCAAGTGATGGTTCCAAACTCTTTGGGCCCTGCAGAGCTTCTTGCTCACTACGGGACTGACAAACAAAAAGACTACTGGTTGCCTCGTTTGGCGGACGGCCGCGAGATTCCTTGCTTCGGTTTGACAGAGCCTACAGCGGGTTCGGATGCCGGTGCGATCACATCAACAGGTATTTTATTTAAAGACACTGATGGTAAAATTAAAATCAAATTGAACTGGAATAAACGTTGGATCACTCTAGCGGCGATTTCTTCAGTAATTGGTTTGGCATTCCGTCTTCGTGACCCTGAAAATCTTTTGGGCAAAGGTGAAGACGTAGGTATCACTTGTGCTTTGATTCCTTCTAAAACTCCAGGTGTCGTTCTGGGCCGTCGTCACGATCCATTAAACACTCCGTTCTACAACTGTCCAACACAAGGTAAAGATGTTGTCGTCGACGCTGAAGAAGCTATCGTCGGCGGTATCGGTGGAGCAGGTCGTGGTTGGATGATGTTGATGGAATGTTTGGCTGCAGGTCGCGGTATCTCATTGCCAGCTCAAGCAACAGGCGGCGCAAAACTTGCGACTCGCGTGACGTCAGCTCACTCTGTGGTTCGTCGTCAATTCGGTGTTTCTATCGGTAAGTTCGAAGGTGTTGAAGAACCTTTGGCTCGTATCGGTGCTTCTACATACGCGCTAGAAGCCATGAGAATCTACACTCTGGGTGCTCTTGATAAAGGTATCAAGCCTGGTGTGATCACGGCGATGCAGAAATACTATTCTACTGAGATGGGCCGCAAGTCGATCAACGACGCGATGGACATCATGGGTGGTGCGGGTATCTCTATGGGACCTCGCAACGTTTTGGCTGAAATCTACATCGCGACTCCAATCGGTATCACGGTTGAAGGTGCGAACATCATGACTCGTACTTTGATCATCTTCGGTCAAGGGGCTCTTCGTGCGCATCCATTTGCTTACGCGGAAGTGAAAGCTTACGAGGCGAATGACTTGAAAGCGTTTGATAAAGCATTCTTCGGTCACATTGGTCACATTGTGCGTAATACATGCCGTGCGATCCTTCTGTCATTGTCTCGTGGTTACTTGGCAGCGACTCCAGACTGTCATCCACAGATGAAAATCTACTTCCGTCGTCTTTCTTGGACTTCAGCAACATACGCTTTGCTTGCTGACGTAGCGATGGGCGTTTTGGGTGGATCTTTGAAAATGAGAGAGAAAATCACAGGTCGTTTTGCTGACATCTTGGCGAATATGTATATCGCGACTTCGATCCTTCGTCGTTTCGAAGCAGAGGGTCGTCGCGAAGAAGACTTGGCTTTTGTTCACTACAACTTGAAATACAACATGGCTGAAATCCAAAAAGGTTTCGATGGTATCTTTGACAATTTGAAGATCCCAGGTCTTCGTTGGTTCTTCAAAGGTTGGATTGGTGCTTGGTCTCGTATCAACTCTATCGGTTCACAAGCTTCTGATGGTTGGTCACATGCCATTGCTTCAGCAATGATGAAAGAAGGCGGTATTCGCGATCGTTTGACAGCGGGTATCTACATGCCAACAAATCGCAATGATCAATTGGGTCGCCTTGAATATGCAATGTCAGTGACTTTGCAAGCCGAAGCGGCAGAAAAGAAAATCAAGAAAGCGATTCGTGATGGCGCTCTTCCTAAGAAGAAAGCGCATCTATTGTTGGACGAGGCTAAAGGTAAGAATATTATTACTGAAGCTGAGTATAAACTTATGCAAGAAGCCGAACCAGTTCGTTATGACGCTATCTTGGTGGATGACTTCTCTGAAGAGCAGTACCACGCAAATAAAGTTCTTTAA
- a CDS encoding hemolysin family protein — protein MIEFIVVLVCLALNAVFSAVEMAFVSVNRVELRKLADKGDSNASLLLRLRLTPERTLSVLQIGITLVGAISAAVGGAGAEESLSPIFEQRFGISEDFAEALSILVVVIPITVASVVIGELVPKSLALKNSKKIALISAKGLFTFDKVLSPVVNLLENMTHAIVRVFQRKAARGALQESAASEETSISIDSLSKTHRQFVLNLVNIEAKQAEDMMVDWENTVKVSVDLPVSEVLTLAVGSGHTRLPVVNEAGIPLGLLHTKEFITYIGSGDTNWPSIVRPILKVAEGDDALKALKLMQEKKSHMALVYDKDTVVGIITMEDILEEIIGEIADEDDDGLIKRLLTTKSRRPFGRR, from the coding sequence ATGATCGAATTTATAGTGGTGCTAGTTTGCCTAGCGCTGAATGCTGTATTTTCTGCGGTGGAGATGGCTTTCGTCAGCGTCAACCGCGTTGAATTAAGAAAGCTTGCCGATAAAGGCGACTCTAACGCCAGCTTGCTTTTACGCCTGCGGTTGACCCCTGAAAGAACTCTTTCGGTTCTGCAAATCGGGATCACACTTGTCGGCGCGATTTCCGCCGCTGTAGGTGGTGCCGGTGCTGAAGAATCCCTGTCACCGATTTTCGAACAGCGCTTCGGAATCAGTGAAGACTTTGCCGAAGCACTTTCGATCTTGGTCGTCGTTATTCCTATCACCGTAGCGAGTGTCGTGATCGGTGAACTGGTTCCGAAAAGCTTGGCTTTAAAAAACTCGAAAAAAATCGCGTTGATTTCCGCCAAAGGTCTTTTCACTTTCGATAAAGTTCTTTCCCCGGTGGTGAACCTTTTAGAAAACATGACCCACGCCATCGTCAGAGTCTTCCAAAGAAAAGCCGCTCGCGGTGCTTTGCAAGAATCCGCAGCCTCCGAAGAGACGTCGATCAGTATTGATTCCTTGTCGAAAACGCACAGACAATTCGTCCTTAATCTGGTGAACATCGAAGCTAAACAAGCTGAAGACATGATGGTGGATTGGGAAAACACGGTGAAAGTCTCTGTGGACCTGCCTGTTTCTGAAGTTCTTACTTTAGCTGTTGGCTCAGGACACACCCGACTGCCCGTCGTTAACGAAGCCGGCATTCCGTTGGGATTGCTGCACACCAAAGAATTTATCACCTACATAGGCAGCGGCGACACCAACTGGCCATCCATAGTAAGACCGATCTTGAAAGTAGCCGAAGGCGATGACGCCCTTAAAGCCCTGAAGCTGATGCAAGAAAAGAAAAGCCACATGGCACTCGTCTACGATAAAGACACCGTAGTAGGCATCATCACCATGGAAGACATCCTCGAAGAAATCATAGGCGAGATCGCCGACGAAGATGACGATGGCCTAATAAAGCGCCTGCTAACAACAAAATCCCGCCGCCCTTTTGGCCGCCGCTAA
- a CDS encoding response regulator — translation MVIETSLEKQHAQRVLVIDDSLDSVKLMSHILDHYKCDVTMAFDGQDAIPLLVNRHFDLVVLDWQMPQMGGRDTLLLMDRLLTERKVHKLRKPIPVVIYTGHSEEELELPLVRNFTYMGFINKRQAFSSMMRSFNFILRSV, via the coding sequence ATGGTGATCGAGACATCTTTAGAAAAGCAGCACGCACAACGCGTGTTGGTCATTGATGATAGCTTGGATTCTGTAAAGCTCATGTCACACATCCTAGATCACTACAAATGCGACGTGACGATGGCTTTCGATGGACAAGATGCTATCCCTCTTCTTGTAAACCGACATTTTGATTTGGTTGTTTTAGACTGGCAAATGCCACAAATGGGTGGGCGTGACACGCTTCTTTTGATGGACCGTCTTTTAACAGAAAGAAAGGTTCACAAGCTGCGCAAACCCATCCCTGTCGTCATCTATACGGGCCATAGTGAAGAGGAACTGGAACTTCCCTTGGTACGTAACTTTACGTACATGGGCTTCATTAATAAGCGTCAGGCGTTCAGCTCAATGATGCGTTCATTTAATTTTATTTTGCGTTCGGTTTAG
- a CDS encoding Rnase Y domain-containing protein: protein MIAMIATALFALIAGGGAGWALHKILNARTLRHAREEASDIVGEAKEVAELKALEEKERVQEIEMEMWTKVEPDMLKVEGRIEELQELANEKKAKADSIVQEEKKKLQEREAEVKTQEQALRGQESELNKLKDVQKNLNKDLVLKLTERLGTSAEEFKNQLKAQMEEESRRRAARFIQESEEDLKEHAEQRAKKILSLVIDRFARPYCAERGIGAVNFPDNHIRKLFCDPNGNNIKAVQDACGCDIIVEEGMDMVGVAGFDPVRRELTRRTLERIFKEKKNINPDFIKKIAENQKKELFKNIKHDGDALAKELKLEGLNVEVRQMMGSLRYRYSFTQNQYFHCGEVGWLAGLMAAELGLDIKKARRVGMLHDIGKSMDHVMEGGHAVIGADFIAARGEAPDVVHAVKAHHFDEQPSTDHAFLVIAADAVSGARPGARRSTIESYNQKVSELQDIARSFPGVTDCFVLSGGRECRVLVNGKKVDDSQALDLSKKIAARIEEECNYPGQIKVVVVRETVVTEQTRKELA from the coding sequence ATGATTGCAATGATTGCTACAGCTCTATTTGCTCTGATCGCCGGTGGGGGCGCAGGCTGGGCCTTGCACAAAATCTTAAACGCGCGCACTTTGCGTCATGCTCGTGAAGAAGCCTCTGATATCGTCGGTGAAGCCAAAGAAGTCGCTGAATTGAAAGCATTGGAAGAAAAAGAACGCGTTCAAGAAATTGAAATGGAAATGTGGACCAAAGTGGAACCTGATATGTTGAAGGTGGAAGGTCGCATTGAAGAACTGCAAGAGCTTGCTAACGAAAAGAAAGCGAAAGCTGATTCGATAGTACAAGAAGAAAAAAAGAAACTGCAAGAGCGTGAAGCCGAGGTAAAAACTCAGGAACAAGCCTTGCGTGGTCAAGAGTCTGAACTGAATAAGCTCAAAGACGTTCAAAAAAATCTGAACAAAGATTTGGTTCTAAAATTGACGGAAAGACTGGGAACCTCTGCCGAAGAATTCAAAAATCAGTTGAAAGCCCAGATGGAAGAAGAGTCTCGTCGTCGCGCAGCTCGCTTTATCCAGGAATCTGAAGAGGACTTGAAAGAACATGCGGAGCAACGTGCGAAAAAGATCTTAAGTCTTGTGATCGACCGCTTTGCTCGTCCTTACTGCGCCGAGCGTGGTATTGGTGCTGTGAACTTCCCCGACAACCATATCCGCAAACTTTTCTGCGACCCTAACGGAAACAACATCAAAGCCGTTCAAGATGCTTGCGGTTGCGATATTATCGTAGAAGAAGGCATGGACATGGTAGGCGTTGCAGGCTTTGACCCTGTTCGCCGCGAACTCACTCGCCGAACTTTAGAGCGCATTTTTAAAGAAAAGAAAAACATCAATCCTGATTTCATCAAAAAGATTGCGGAAAATCAGAAGAAAGAACTTTTCAAAAATATCAAACACGATGGCGATGCTTTAGCGAAAGAATTGAAATTGGAAGGCTTGAACGTCGAAGTTCGCCAGATGATGGGCTCATTGCGCTATCGTTATTCTTTCACTCAAAATCAATACTTCCACTGCGGTGAAGTCGGATGGCTTGCCGGCTTGATGGCGGCGGAATTAGGTCTCGACATCAAAAAAGCGCGCCGTGTGGGCATGCTTCACGATATCGGCAAATCCATGGATCACGTGATGGAAGGTGGACATGCCGTGATTGGTGCTGACTTTATCGCGGCTCGCGGAGAAGCTCCCGATGTCGTTCATGCGGTTAAAGCCCATCACTTTGACGAACAGCCTTCGACAGATCACGCGTTTTTAGTAATTGCGGCGGATGCTGTTTCTGGAGCTCGTCCTGGCGCACGTCGTTCAACGATTGAGTCCTACAACCAGAAGGTTTCTGAGCTTCAAGACATCGCGCGTTCTTTCCCCGGTGTCACGGACTGCTTCGTTCTTAGCGGTGGACGCGAGTGTCGTGTCCTCGTCAATGGTAAAAAAGTCGACGACTCTCAAGCATTAGATCTTTCAAAGAAAATAGCGGCGCGCATCGAAGAGGAATGCAACTACCCGGGCCAAATCAAGGTGGTGGTTGTGCGTGAAACCGTTGTCACAGAACAAACTAGGAAAGAGCTCGCTTAA
- a CDS encoding OsmC family protein, with product MECQTKWVGKLGFEAHVRHHKFLIDGKPEDGGLDQAATPKEIMLTAICTCSGMDVVSILQKMRLNLQSCDVLAQTDTTDTHPKIFKEVKLQYKIVGPDIKPEQALKAVRLSMTKYCGVSAMVVKASPIHYEVYVNEAKVGEAYADFNQEPVTT from the coding sequence ATGGAGTGTCAAACTAAATGGGTGGGTAAATTGGGCTTTGAGGCTCATGTTCGTCATCACAAATTTCTTATCGACGGAAAACCCGAAGACGGAGGTTTGGATCAGGCGGCGACACCGAAGGAAATCATGCTGACGGCCATTTGCACGTGTTCAGGTATGGATGTGGTTTCGATCCTGCAAAAAATGCGACTGAATCTTCAGTCTTGTGATGTGTTGGCTCAGACCGATACGACGGACACTCATCCTAAAATTTTTAAAGAAGTGAAACTGCAGTACAAAATTGTGGGCCCGGATATCAAGCCTGAGCAAGCTTTAAAGGCGGTTCGTTTGTCTATGACAAAGTATTGTGGTGTCAGCGCCATGGTTGTGAAGGCGTCTCCGATTCACTATGAGGTTTATGTCAACGAAGCGAAGGTCGGGGAGGCTTACGCGGATTTCAATCAGGAACCTGTCACGACATGA
- the arfB gene encoding alternative ribosome rescue aminoacyl-tRNA hydrolase ArfB, which produces MISIQIPFHEMDFTYARSRGPGGQNVNRTNSAAILRWNLWASTSLTDELKERLGQKLKGKLTEEGDLIVRSDVHRDQDQNRSECIRRLHETLKKALFVPKKRIATKPTKSSQRKRLESKKQHSEVKSLRQKVKI; this is translated from the coding sequence ATGATTTCTATTCAGATTCCTTTTCACGAAATGGACTTCACATACGCGCGGTCACGGGGGCCAGGTGGGCAGAACGTGAATCGCACGAATTCAGCAGCCATTTTACGATGGAATCTATGGGCCTCAACGTCTTTGACAGATGAATTGAAAGAGCGTTTAGGTCAAAAACTGAAAGGCAAACTGACAGAAGAGGGAGATCTTATCGTGCGCAGTGATGTTCACCGCGATCAGGATCAAAATCGATCTGAATGTATTCGTCGTCTACATGAAACTTTGAAGAAAGCGCTCTTCGTTCCGAAAAAGCGCATCGCTACAAAGCCTACTAAAAGTTCTCAACGCAAAAGACTTGAAAGCAAAAAACAGCACTCCGAGGTCAAGTCTTTACGTCAGAAAGTTAAAATTTAA
- a CDS encoding MFS transporter — MFSKQEKILLGILAAIQFSSIVDFMIMMPLGPQLMRMFAINPHQFGLLVSSYTFCAGISGFMASFFMDKFDRKLSLLFFFIGFSLGTVACGVSPSYETLLLARGLTGIFGGVLSSLVLSIVSDAISYERRGSAMGVIMTSFSMASVLGVPFSLFLANQYSWHAPFVFLGVISLALCLVIWFHVPPMRLHLMEARAKEPPHRVLTRILHNKNQRRALLFMSSVMFGHFAIIPFLSPSLVANAGMTEAQLPFMYMTGGIFTIFTSPWIGRLADRYGKHKVFLWGALITLLPYWVITHLGPTPLWIILAICAFFFVSSGGRMIPATALVSGTALPQTRGSFMSIVSCVQQLSSAVSSYIAGWIVTTNVTGQLENYNIVGYVAVAFTFVAIYLSKKIQAVETSPTKSADAHLAEPVV; from the coding sequence GTGTTTTCAAAGCAAGAAAAGATTCTCTTAGGCATTCTCGCAGCAATTCAATTCAGCTCTATCGTCGACTTCATGATCATGATGCCGTTGGGGCCGCAATTGATGCGCATGTTTGCAATCAATCCTCATCAGTTCGGACTCCTTGTGTCATCGTATACATTCTGTGCCGGCATTAGCGGATTCATGGCTTCGTTCTTTATGGATAAGTTTGATCGCAAACTGAGTCTTTTATTTTTCTTTATTGGTTTCTCTTTGGGCACAGTGGCGTGCGGGGTTTCTCCCTCTTACGAAACCTTGCTTTTGGCTCGCGGATTGACCGGAATCTTTGGTGGTGTTTTAAGTTCCCTTGTTCTTTCTATCGTCAGTGATGCGATTTCTTACGAACGCCGTGGAAGCGCCATGGGTGTGATCATGACATCCTTTTCAATGGCATCTGTATTAGGCGTGCCGTTCAGTTTGTTCTTGGCAAATCAGTATTCTTGGCATGCTCCTTTTGTGTTTTTGGGCGTGATCTCTTTAGCGCTCTGCTTAGTCATTTGGTTCCATGTGCCTCCGATGCGTTTGCATTTGATGGAAGCCCGCGCCAAGGAGCCACCTCATCGGGTTCTGACTCGCATTCTTCACAACAAGAATCAGCGTCGCGCTTTATTGTTCATGTCCTCGGTGATGTTTGGTCACTTTGCGATCATCCCTTTTCTTTCACCTTCATTGGTGGCCAATGCCGGAATGACCGAGGCACAACTTCCGTTTATGTACATGACTGGCGGGATCTTTACGATCTTCACGTCCCCTTGGATCGGTCGCTTGGCAGATCGTTATGGTAAGCACAAAGTGTTTTTATGGGGCGCCTTAATCACTTTGCTTCCTTACTGGGTGATCACGCATTTAGGCCCGACACCTCTTTGGATTATTCTAGCTATTTGCGCCTTCTTCTTTGTTTCGTCGGGAGGGCGCATGATTCCGGCCACTGCATTGGTGTCTGGAACGGCCCTGCCACAAACTCGTGGAAGCTTTATGAGTATCGTCAGCTGTGTGCAGCAGCTTTCGTCTGCGGTTTCTAGTTATATCGCAGGCTGGATCGTAACGACCAATGTGACGGGACAACTCGAAAACTATAACATAGTCGGTTACGTCGCCGTGGCTTTCACATTTGTGGCGATTTATCTTTCAAAAAAGATTCAAGCGGTTGAAACATCGCCAACAAAATCCGCCGACGCTCATCTTGCAGAGCCTGTTGTTTAG
- a CDS encoding sulfite exporter TauE/SafE family protein has protein sequence MLELLLFATAIGAGFLGALLGLGGGLIIVPVLTLVYHVNIRYAIAASLISIVATSSGAAASYLKDSLTNLRLAVFLEIGTVTGAIVGFFIASYIQAQFLFLLFGLLLLFSALMMFRKRSEHLTAENHPWAQSLKLDGSYPEADGKWMSYKVQNVPFGLFAMFGAGILSALLGIGSGIFKVLAMDGAMKLPIKVSSATSNFMIGVTASASAGAYLLRGDIHPQIAAPVAVGIIVGSFVGAKAMTKMPAKRIRQIFVVVLVVVSVQMIIKGLS, from the coding sequence ATGTTAGAGCTCTTGCTGTTCGCCACGGCTATCGGTGCTGGATTTTTAGGAGCCCTTTTGGGGCTCGGCGGTGGTTTGATTATCGTTCCTGTTTTGACTCTCGTGTATCACGTCAATATTCGATATGCGATTGCAGCAAGTTTGATCTCGATTGTGGCGACAAGTTCCGGTGCGGCGGCCAGTTACCTGAAAGACTCCCTGACTAATTTACGACTTGCGGTGTTTCTTGAAATCGGCACCGTGACGGGCGCCATTGTCGGATTTTTTATTGCTTCTTATATTCAGGCTCAGTTTCTATTTCTGCTTTTCGGACTCCTTTTATTATTTTCCGCTTTGATGATGTTTAGAAAAAGATCCGAACATCTCACAGCAGAAAACCACCCGTGGGCGCAATCTTTGAAGCTTGATGGCTCCTATCCAGAAGCTGATGGCAAATGGATGTCTTACAAAGTTCAGAACGTTCCTTTCGGTCTTTTTGCCATGTTTGGTGCGGGGATTCTTTCGGCCCTGTTGGGTATTGGCAGCGGCATCTTTAAAGTTCTGGCGATGGACGGCGCGATGAAGCTGCCGATTAAAGTCTCTTCAGCGACGTCAAATTTCATGATCGGGGTCACAGCTTCAGCAAGCGCGGGGGCTTATCTTTTACGTGGAGATATTCATCCGCAGATCGCAGCTCCGGTTGCTGTGGGGATTATTGTCGGCTCATTTGTTGGAGCAAAGGCCATGACGAAAATGCCTGCCAAAAGAATTCGACAGATCTTTGTGGTCGTTCTTGTAGTTGTTTCTGTGCAAATGATTATTAAGGGGCTTTCATGA
- a CDS encoding DUF1634 domain-containing protein — MTVQSVNSEEKTLNRLEYRISQLLRSGVLFAGIFLLVGWLWMWWKGEQSLSSFTEYQPTSLFENLQWALLMQDRAMLISYAGLIVLVSLPVLRVFLTGILFIKQKENKLALMAFTVFIILIGSFFLGIDL; from the coding sequence ATGACGGTGCAATCTGTGAACTCGGAAGAGAAAACATTGAACCGCTTGGAATATCGTATCAGCCAGCTTTTGCGTAGTGGTGTCTTGTTTGCGGGAATCTTTCTTTTGGTAGGTTGGTTGTGGATGTGGTGGAAAGGGGAGCAAAGTCTTTCCTCTTTCACTGAGTATCAACCGACATCCTTGTTTGAGAATCTGCAATGGGCTTTGCTTATGCAAGATCGCGCGATGCTTATTTCCTATGCGGGATTGATTGTTTTGGTATCGCTACCTGTTCTGCGTGTGTTCCTGACGGGAATTCTTTTTATTAAGCAAAAAGAAAACAAGCTTGCGCTGATGGCGTTCACGGTCTTTATCATTTTAATTGGCAGCTTCTTTTTAGGAATTGATCTTTAA
- a CDS encoding transposase, whose amino-acid sequence MKSQKKRHLNKAICDLLTGGVSQREAARILKINPKTVVRKFRFAITTAKEELKGWNQKFQPCTEVEFDDLETFEHTKCKPLSVTLMVEYRTRRILGFEVAQMPAKGRIAAFARKKYGPRADHRSQARKKLFSEMRSFVSPTALIRSDSNPYYPKDVKRYFPKARHETILGGRGAIVGQGELKKLKWDPIFSLNHTCAMFRAHINRLFRKTWCTTKRADQLAGHIALYALLHNRRLATGKGGSS is encoded by the coding sequence TTGAAAAGCCAGAAGAAAAGACACCTTAACAAAGCTATCTGTGACCTATTAACTGGAGGAGTGAGTCAACGAGAAGCCGCACGGATACTAAAGATCAATCCAAAAACGGTGGTTCGAAAGTTTCGATTCGCCATAACTACAGCAAAAGAAGAACTCAAAGGATGGAATCAAAAGTTTCAGCCCTGTACTGAAGTTGAATTCGATGACTTGGAAACTTTTGAACATACAAAGTGCAAGCCGCTTTCAGTAACTTTGATGGTTGAATATCGAACAAGGAGAATCTTAGGGTTTGAAGTTGCGCAAATGCCAGCCAAAGGAAGAATAGCTGCTTTTGCGAGGAAGAAGTACGGACCTCGGGCAGATCACCGATCCCAGGCTCGTAAAAAGTTATTTTCAGAGATGAGATCCTTTGTTTCACCAACAGCGCTTATACGATCAGATTCAAATCCTTATTACCCAAAAGATGTAAAAAGGTATTTCCCGAAAGCCCGACACGAAACTATCTTAGGCGGAAGAGGAGCTATCGTTGGCCAGGGGGAATTAAAGAAGCTCAAGTGGGATCCGATTTTTAGTTTGAATCACACTTGTGCGATGTTTAGAGCCCATATAAATAGGCTCTTTAGAAAAACCTGGTGTACGACTAAGAGAGCCGATCAATTAGCGGGACACATTGCTCTCTATGCTCTGCTTCATAATCGCCGCCTTGCCACAGGCAAAGGGGGCAGTTCTTAA
- a CDS encoding DUF4442 domain-containing protein, translating into MNMKNFKLTAFVNLYGLLKIPLVLFVNPRVIESTAQRFVLKIPLNYRTKNHLNSMYFGALGIGAELSIAAAAVVAISESKQKIDFIFKDFSGQYIKRADGDVHFICDEIEAVRSLIEESKTNPARLERKMKGYAVVPKSNPTEPVMTYELTLSVRNRSIKS; encoded by the coding sequence ATGAACATGAAAAATTTCAAACTGACAGCATTTGTGAATCTTTACGGTCTTTTAAAAATTCCGTTGGTTTTATTCGTCAATCCACGCGTGATTGAGTCGACAGCGCAACGTTTCGTTTTAAAAATTCCTTTAAACTATAGGACTAAGAATCATCTTAATTCCATGTACTTTGGAGCTTTAGGAATAGGTGCTGAACTTTCAATTGCCGCAGCCGCCGTGGTGGCGATTTCTGAAAGTAAGCAGAAAATTGATTTTATTTTTAAAGATTTCTCAGGTCAGTACATCAAACGTGCCGACGGTGATGTGCATTTTATTTGTGATGAAATCGAAGCGGTTCGCAGTTTGATTGAAGAATCAAAAACCAACCCGGCTCGTCTTGAAAGAAAGATGAAAGGGTACGCCGTTGTGCCGAAATCCAATCCGACCGAGCCCGTAATGACTTACGAGCTCACTCTGTCGGTGCGTAACAGATCAATCAAGTCCTAG